TCAAGGTTGGTGAGGAGTCTCAGTTATCTTTAAGAGCACAGTTGGAAAAAGGGCGAAGCACCAAGGAGCTGTCAGGCGCTAAGATTTCGTATACCATTAGCGATCGGGCAGCGGTGTCTATCAAACAAGGAATGATAACGGCACTAAAACCGGGCGTTGTCAGCATTCAGGCAACTGTAAGCTTAAACGGTACGGTGGTGGAGTCGAACTCAGTCCAGCTAACAATTACAGGCACGGGTAGCGGAGGTGATGGTGGTGAGAATGGCGGAGGAAATGGTGAAGGGACTCCGGGATCACCCAGCCCTGGAAATCCTCCTGCAGAGACGGGAACACCGTCAAAAGACAGTGAGACGTCTGCACAGGGTGCGACGCATGCCCGGATTCAAGTGAATGTGGCTATTGTTAAACTGCAAAATGGGGCAGCTGCACTGGAAATAAAGGATGATGTTTATAAGAAAGCTGCTGAGCAGGCAGCGGCTGCTGGTATTCACGAGCTCGTTATTCAGCTACCTACGGTCCAAGGACTGAATAAATGGAATGTTCAGCTTCCAGTTACGGCTTTGGAAACGGCGAAGAACAACAAGGTGACAAAGGTCAGATTGACCTCCGAAATTGCCGATATGGCGGTGAAACTGGATGCGATCAATAATGTCGCAGGCTCCGTGTTGCAGCTTGAGCTGAGCCGTATACAAGGGGAGGGCAGCAATCTTTCACATCTTAGGGGTGTGCCGATATACGAGTTTAATGTTTATCAGAACAATAAAAAAGTAACTGATTTCACACATAAGAGGGCACTTGAGATTGTTATTCCTTTCGAGCTTGCAGCTGATGAAGCCCCGGGTATGATGATTATGTACTTGCTTAATCCGGACGGCAAGCTCAAGCCTGTAAAGTCTTCAGCATATGATGCCGTGAAGAAAAGAGTTTATATGGTTAGTCATCAGCCCGGTCGATATGTTATTAAACAGGCACAGGTCAACTTTAATGATGTTGAAGAAAACCGTTGGTCCCAAAAGTACATTCATCAACTGGCCGCGAGAGGAATTCTCGAAGGGAGAACAAAGAACCAGTTTGCGCCCGGTGAACATGTGACCCGTGCCGAGTACTTGAAGCTGATGATGGAAGCTTTTGATCTTATTCAGGGACAATCTAAAGCTGACTTTGTTGATGTGAAAGAGGGCGCCTGGTATTACCAAGCTGTAGCAAGCGCTCAAAATCTTGGTATTGCCTCCGGCGTTGGAGGAAACAGGTTTGAACCTCATCAGCAGATCACGAGAGAAGAGATGGCTGTGATCGCAAGCCGGATCGCAGACACTTCCGGTATTGAGCTTCTGGTGAAGGCGGAGCAAGATGATATACACTTCAGTGACGGCGCGGATATTCGACCTTATGCGAAACAAGCAGTAGAACGTCTTCACAAGGCGGGTATTATTACTGGAATGGAGGGCGGTCGATTTAACCCTCAAGGAATGGCAACGCGTGAGCAGGCGGCAAAGGTCGTGTGGCTGATGCTCGAAGCCACGATGGAATCCTTGTAACATAATAACGGGAAATGGTGCATAATAACTGAGCGGAAGCAGGGGGAATCCTGATTCTGCTCAGTTTTTTTGTGAGATAAAAGTCGGAGTAAAGTGCATCCTTAGGCGAATATCATGAATTACCTGACTACAGTCAGTCTATATAATATCGATAATAATCCTATATTTATGGGATGTTTATCGTTTAGTCTGACCGTAGTTAAACAAAAAAATTGCAAAATAAAAGATGCCCTGTTAAGCTGTAATGAATTAGTTTTTGATGTTGATTTATTTTTGAAATAGAGGTGGTAAGAGCTGTGAATGAAGAAGTGATCAAAGAGATTGCGATGAAACATTTCATTTTATATGGATATGAAGGAACCAAGCTGGCCAAAATCGCGGAAGAGGCTGGCATCAAGAAGCAATCTCTATATCACTATTTTAAGAACAAGGATGAACTGGTCCTTAAGATGAATGAGGAAGCTATAGAAGAAGAAATTGAATTCCTGAAACGTTACTTTAGGGAGAAATCGACCAAACCACTGAATGAGATCTTGGTAACCTTTCTTATAGACTATAAAAAGCGTTATCTGTCAAATGACAATTTGTCGTTTATGCTTCTGATGGCATTTATGCCGCCTGCCCATCTATGTCAGGTGTTTCAGCCCAGCTGCCGAAATTATTATTCGCATCTGGAGCTGCTGTTGGAAAGAATCTTTATCGAGCACAAGGATGTTATTCGAGTCTCCCCGGAAGATGCGGCAGTGTCGTTTGTTATGTTTATGGACGGGGTCGTGGTACAGCTTTTTTATGAAACTCCGGAAGCCTTTGATAAGGTTTTGCGGATCTCTTGGGATATTTATTGGAGAGGGCTCTCCTGTGGATAAGTGTTGTTCGGAATATTACTGAAGACAGCCTCCTTCTGGCAGAGCATCTTGTCTTTTGTACTCTAGTTAATCTAAGAATGAGGTTAAAGATATGAATATCAAGCAAAAAGCACCATTAATTTTATTGTTAACGAATTTATTTATCGCTTTTCTAGGCATGAGTCTTGTCATTCCGATTATGCCCACCCTCATGAAAGAGCTTCATTTCTCCGGTGAAATCATGGGGTATCTCATCTCACTGTTTGCCATTGCCCAGCTTGTTACATCTCCTATCGCGGGGATTTGGGTAGATCGATTTGGCAGAAAAAAACTGATTGTTATCGGATTGTTTTTGTTTTCCGTTTCTGAGTTGATTTTTGCAGTGGGCAGCAATGTATGGATACTTTTCCTATCCAGAATACTGGGAGGGATTAGTGCCGCGTTAATTATGCCGGCGGTTACCGCGTTTGTGGCTGATATTACAACGATGGAGGAAAGACCTAAAGCACTCGGATACGTTTCTGCATCGATCAGTATGGGCTTTATCATCGGTCCGGGAATTGGCGGATATGCTGCCGAGTGGGGAATCCGGGTTCCATTTTTCCTGGCAGCTGCTGTTGCTTTGAGTGCGGCGATTTTTTCACTCTTTATGTTAAAGGAGCCGTTATCTCCGGAGCAGTTGCAGATTAACAAAGGGAAAAAAGCGAAAATTAACATTTTTGAAGAGTTAAAAAAATCTACGCATTCTGTTTACTTTATCCCGTTTATTATTATTTTCGTTCTATCCTTTGGACTGTCCGCATTTGATACCGTATTCGGTCTGTTCGTGGATTCCAAGTTCGGTTTTACACCTAAAGATATAGCAACGATTCTTATCGTAAGTGCGATCCTGGGAACCATTGCCCAAATCTTCTTATTTGGTAAGCTTGTTCAGATGTTCGGGGAAAGAAAGCTGATTCAGATGTTTTTATTGGTCTCCGCTGTATTCCTGATTATCTCTATCTTTGTCAGAAGCTATTGGCTGATTTTAGGTACAACCTTTGTGATGTTCCTCGCCTTTGATTTGCTGCGTCCGGCCTTAACGACGTTGCTGTCCAGAATGGCAGGGGAGGATCAAGGGTTTGTTGCCGGAATGAACTCGACCTATACGAGCTTTGGTAACATTATCGGGCCTCTTGCTGGAGGCATGTTATTTGATTGGAATATTAATTTTCCGTATACCTTCGCAGCGCTCATGCTTCTCATTGCCTGGACGTTTTCGGTGAAGTGGAAAGAGAAGCCGGCAGCTTCCGAAGCAGTTTATTCCACAGCAAACGAATGATTATGTACAACACGCGGTTTCTGCCGGTGAAAGCGGGGAAGAGATCGCTTATATAAAACGATACTAAAAAGGCTCCTGAGCAATCAGGAGCCTTTAGTTTAAGCTGGTACTTATAGATACTGTTGTTGCATTTTATGCTTTTTGAACCGCCGGAGCCTTGTCTGTGTTTAGTTCTTCATCAGGCTGCGCACGTTTGATGAATATGGCCAGCAGGAACGCAATCACGATGATCCCGGCGGATACGAGGAATGAATCGTTGATTCCTTCTATGGTACCCTGAGCAGTAATTTGCTGTGTTAATGTTTCGAGTTCTGCTGCTGAAGGCTTGGAGGTCAGCTTCGACATGGCCGATTCCATCATCGTTTCAATATGCGTTTTCGTGCGGGTTGACATAACAGTGACGAGCAGTGCTGTACCGATGGCACCGGATACTTGGCTCAGGGTACTGTTCATAGCTGTACCGTGAGGAGTAAATCTCATAGGCAGTTGATTCAACCCGTTTGTCATGATCGGCATCATGACCATGGACATCCCGAACATCCGGAAGGTATACATGAGGATTAGCGTATTGTATGACGTTTCAAGTGTCAACTGACTGAAAAAATAAGTAGTGACAACTGTAATGGTCAAGCCGGTTAAAGCCAGCGCCTTGGCTCCGAATTTATCGAACAGTTTACCTGTAATCGGGGACATAATACCCATAACGATCGCACCTGGAAGCATGAGCAATCCGGAGTCCATAGGTGAAATACCCCGAATGGATTGTAGGTAAATCGGCATGAGCAGCATGGCAGAGAACATGGCCATATTTACAGCAACAGAAATCACGGACGACAAAGCGAACATCGGGTATTTATACACCCGGAAGTCAAGCATTGGCTGCTTTAGTTTGAATTGACGGATAATAAAGAAGAACAGCGCGATAATACCGACAATAAGCGTGATATATACCTCGGAGTTGCTCCAGCCGCCCTTCTGGGTATCGCCGGCAGAACTAAAGCCGTACAAAATACCACCGAAACCGACACTGGATAGAACAATCGAAAGAACATCGAGGTTGATGGCGATCTTTTCTTTCTTGTCTTTCAGTTTGAAGAAAGCGAACAGCAACACTACGATTGCGATTGGCCAAATAATATGGAACAATAAGTTCCATTTATAATGCTCGATAATCCAGCCGGAGAGCGTAGGGCCAATGGCAGGGGCGAAGATCATGACGAGACCGAACATCCCCATCGCGCCACCGCGTTTTTCAACAGGAAAGCTGGTCAGCATTACATTCATCAGAAGCGGCATCATGATTGCGGAGCCAGAAGCCTGAACCATACGGCCAGTCAGCAGTACGGCAAAGGAAGGTGCAAATCCGCCCATGATCGTACCCAGTGCAAACAAACTCATGGCCACTAAGAACAAATGTCTGACCGAGAACCGTTGAATCAGAAATGCGGTTGACGGAATCATAATCCCGTTAACGAGCATGTAACCCGTTGTGAGCCACTGTACTGTTGATGGGCTGTCAATGTGAAATTCCTTCATGATCGAAGGGAGTGCAATGTTAAGTAAGGTATTGCTTAAGAGTGCGACAAAGGCACCTGTTAAAAGAATGGCTATAATTCCGAAAGGCGAGGTTGAGTGACTAGATCGCCCGTTAACATTTTCCATAATTTCTCCTCCAATAATTCAATTACTCTGAAATAATGCACTTAAGTTGGAAGGCGCCGGGTTCATCCCTCCTTCAATCACAACAATCCAAGTTATCTACATTATTTGTCCTAAATGATGCAAGAATACGCTTATGTTAATAAACATCTTGTTCATTAAAAGTCATGAAGTATATTATAATACACTTAATTCTCATTGCAATAAACAATTTGGGGGGAAATGTTATTTTCTGAACAAGTAGATGTTAAGTTGTCTAATATTTAAATATTTACATATGGTGGTGACGCTAAAATGAAAGAAAATGCCGTTGACAGAAGAATTGTTCGTACCAAGAAAGCTTTACGGGATGCGTTAACCGCATTAATGAAAGAAATTACATTTGATGAAATTACAGTAAGCGATTTAACGAGGAGAGCTGATATAAATAGAGGGACGTTTTACTTGCATTACCGGGACAAGTATGATCTGCTGGAGCAAAGCGAAGAAGAGATCATTGAAGGCATTCGGAGTATTCGGAGTCAAAAACAGCAATTAACGAAAGAGGATCTTCCCACTTTTGATTACATGAATGAACCGATGCCCTTTGTTACAGAGCTGTTTGCGTATGTAAAGGAAAACGCAGACTTTATGAGGGTTATTTTAGGCCCTAAGGGAAATCCAGCTTTTCATGTAAAGCTTAAAACAGTGATGCGCGACAATATGTCTCAGGGGATTTTAACACATCTGGATGAGGCCCAACTCATTGTTCCCATTGGATATATTTCAGCCTATGCCATTTCGGCACAGCTCGGCGTGATCCAGCACTGGCTGGACTCGGGCATGAAGGAGTCTCCGGAGGAACTTTCGCTCATTAATTCCAAACTGGTCTTTGGTAATCCCGCTACTATTTACAAAAAGTCCTAAGAGCGGTACAACGATTCGCCGAACGAAGAACGAACAGGATTACGTTGAGAAGGAGCATACGACGGATATTTCGCTCCACTTTACTGAAGAAAGTATAAGAGTCAGACTTTTGATACTTAGTCTAATTAGTTATATACTAAGCGATGAGCCTAAGTGATTGATATTATTCTATAACTTGGAGGAATTTGCAGATGAAAATCGTAGCTTTAGTCGGGAGCACCCGTAACAACTCCTACAACCTGAGATTGGCACAATATGTGCAGAATAAATATCAGGAGCAGTTGAATGTTGAAATTTTGAACCTGAAGGAAATTCCTTTTTATGATCAGGATATCGAGGTTAACCCTCCAGCAGCGGTGAAGGAGCTTGCTCATAAAGTGGCTGAAGCGGATGCTGTATTGTGGGTCACACCTGAATATAACTACTCTATTCCGGGTGTACTGAAAAATGCGATTGATTGGCTGTCACGCGGTGAGCGTGTGCTCGTAGGTAAACCTTCCTGGATTATGGGAGCTTCCATGGGAGGTTTGGGTACCGTTCGCGCGCAGCAGCATTTGCGTGATATTCTGTTCTCGCCAGGTGTTTCCTCTCCGCTGCTGCCAGGAAACGAAGTGTATGTCGGTCTGGTTCACGAGAAGATTGATGAAGAAGGAAATTTAAATCATGAAGCAACCGAGCTGTTCCTGGATGTAGTTGTTAACAACTTTGTGAAGTGGATGAAACAGCAGGAGGCAGCTAGCGCGGTTAAGTAAATATAGCGACATTTATGTACCATGGGGACCCTTTGCAGGGTCCTTTCTGTTTGTTATGAGAATAAAACGTTGAGAACATGTGCAAACGGGTAATATAAAGGATAAGTAACAATCTTTGTGAATACAAAAGGAGCTGATCGTGTGAACCGAAACTGTTTATCGATTTTCTTAAAGGAAATAGGGCCTGTGATTTATCAGGCTGAAGTTCGTATACGATGATTTCAATTGCTCTTATCGGTTCCATCATTGGAATTAACGTCGTATATGTATCTATCTTCACGCTTCGGTTGATCTTGATGATTAAAGGAAGAAGAGGCTTGGCTTCTTTTCTGTCCATGATTGAGGTTTTTGTCTATCTGATGGGTTTGAATCTCGTTTTGCAAAATGTGGACAACCCTTTTAATATGGCCGCCTATTGCCTTGGATTTGGCTTGGGTGTGTACATAGGAAGCCTTATAGAAGAATATTTGGCGCTAGGTTACCTTGTCGTTCAGGTTTTTGTAGATTCACTGGAGATGGAGCTGCCATCCAAGCTGCGTGAAAAAGGATATGGCGTCACATCGTGGACGGCTGACGGTAAAGATGGAAAGCGGCTTGTATTACAGGTACTGGTAAAAAGAAATAATGAAAGACGATTAATGGAAACACTGAAAAAGCTGTCACCGCATGCTTTCATCATTTCCCATGAGCCTAAAAGTTTTAAAGGCGGCTTCTGGGTTAGACTTACGGAAGGACGCAGATCATGAGCATGAACGAATTATAAACCGATACAGTTCCAATCGGCGGCTCTATATCGTAGAATAAAGAGTGTACTATCATAAAGGAGTGTGGGAACGATGGCTCGTACTAAAACTCAAAAGGCCATCCGCAAAGCGGATCGTGCCGGTAGCTGGTGTGCTGTAAGTATACGTAAGACGAATAAGGATTATGGTGCTCTGTCACAACATGTGAGAGTAAAGCCGACGAAACAGGAACAATTACAGAAGATCAAACACAAAAAGCGGATCGGAGACGATGGCGCTTTTTTTATTTATATGGATGTCGCTTTGCACTTCCCCAAGACTACTGCTATAGTACGCTAGAGAGGTTAGTCTTTAAGATGGAGGGGCTTTATGGCAAAGCAAAAATACTATGTTGTATGGGTGGGAAATCAGCCTGGAGTATATACAAGTTGGAGTGACTGCCAGCTGCAGGTAAACCAGTACAACGGAGCAAAATTTAAAGCTTTTGAATCGAAGGCAGAAGCCGAAAAGGCATATGCACAAGGCTGGAAAAGCTTCTGGGGGCAGCAATCTCAAGGGGGATCGGGTGCAGGCTCAAAACCGAAGAAAAACCGTACGACTGCCCCAGAGGAGCCTGGCGAAATCGATTATGACAGTATTTCCGTTGATGTCGGTACTCACGGAAATCCCGGGCCGGTGGAGTATAAAGGTGTGGATACCCAAACCGGAGATGTTATATTTTCCTGCGGTCCCATTCAGAAAGGGACAAATAATCTAGGTGAGTTCCTCGCCATCGTTCATGCTCTAGCCTATTTGAAGAAGATCGGCAGTACGAAGACCGTCTATAGTGATTCAGTGAACGCTATGAAATGGGTCAGACAGAAAAAGGCTGTCTCCACACTGCCGCGGGATGCGTCAACCAAGGAAATATGGGATCTGGTAGACCGCGCGGAACATTGGCTGAGGAATAATTCTTATCCAAATAAAGTGTTGAAATGGCAGACGAAGAGCTGGGGAGAGATCAAAGCCGATTATGGACGCAAGTAAAGCGTTCATGCACAGTTTATCCCCTGCTTGTGTGTAAATAGTTGAATAAATATACCCGAACGCTCCGGAATTAACCCGGGGTGTTTTTTTATGCACATGTGGATTAAATGGGGGGAAATCTATTTTTTGAAACATAAGGATCTGCTGTTCATAATATATGATGCGGCCTGCTCGGAAGGAGGATGATCCGCTCTGAAAAAGGTAAAAGTAAAAGCAATTATCCAAAGGAGGCCATCAGCTGCTAACTTAAAGCAATTAGCCTTTTTTGCCGCTGTATTGCTGGTCATCGCTGCATTAATAGGATTGTACATTGCGTGGGTCGAGTTAAATACTCCCGGTGCGACGGGAGAGCTGATTATTTAGACAATAAGTTTGGCAAGTGTCTCAAAAATTTAGCTTGGGTGCCGGGAATCAAGAGATTGGTTTCCGGCTAAGCTGCTAGATACCTGCGGAATTACATGAGGTGGATATGTGAATAAGTATTTTCAGATTAAGCGTATACACAAAGTTATGAACATCTTCGGGAGTCTGCTGTGATAAATAATCTGTTTTTGGACGTAGTTATACAGAGTTTGTGAACACAATGTGGAAAACATGTGGGATAACTTCCGAAGAAACAGCAAATAAAGCTCCAATTTGGGATAACCCA
Above is a window of Paenibacillus uliginis N3/975 DNA encoding:
- a CDS encoding TetR/AcrR family transcriptional regulator; protein product: MNEEVIKEIAMKHFILYGYEGTKLAKIAEEAGIKKQSLYHYFKNKDELVLKMNEEAIEEEIEFLKRYFREKSTKPLNEILVTFLIDYKKRYLSNDNLSFMLLMAFMPPAHLCQVFQPSCRNYYSHLELLLERIFIEHKDVIRVSPEDAAVSFVMFMDGVVVQLFYETPEAFDKVLRISWDIYWRGLSCG
- a CDS encoding TetR/AcrR family transcriptional regulator; its protein translation is MKENAVDRRIVRTKKALRDALTALMKEITFDEITVSDLTRRADINRGTFYLHYRDKYDLLEQSEEEIIEGIRSIRSQKQQLTKEDLPTFDYMNEPMPFVTELFAYVKENADFMRVILGPKGNPAFHVKLKTVMRDNMSQGILTHLDEAQLIVPIGYISAYAISAQLGVIQHWLDSGMKESPEELSLINSKLVFGNPATIYKKS
- a CDS encoding DHA2 family efflux MFS transporter permease subunit translates to MENVNGRSSHSTSPFGIIAILLTGAFVALLSNTLLNIALPSIMKEFHIDSPSTVQWLTTGYMLVNGIMIPSTAFLIQRFSVRHLFLVAMSLFALGTIMGGFAPSFAVLLTGRMVQASGSAIMMPLLMNVMLTSFPVEKRGGAMGMFGLVMIFAPAIGPTLSGWIIEHYKWNLLFHIIWPIAIVVLLFAFFKLKDKKEKIAINLDVLSIVLSSVGFGGILYGFSSAGDTQKGGWSNSEVYITLIVGIIALFFFIIRQFKLKQPMLDFRVYKYPMFALSSVISVAVNMAMFSAMLLMPIYLQSIRGISPMDSGLLMLPGAIVMGIMSPITGKLFDKFGAKALALTGLTITVVTTYFFSQLTLETSYNTLILMYTFRMFGMSMVMMPIMTNGLNQLPMRFTPHGTAMNSTLSQVSGAIGTALLVTVMSTRTKTHIETMMESAMSKLTSKPSAAELETLTQQITAQGTIEGINDSFLVSAGIIVIAFLLAIFIKRAQPDEELNTDKAPAVQKA
- a CDS encoding MFS transporter, producing the protein MNIKQKAPLILLLTNLFIAFLGMSLVIPIMPTLMKELHFSGEIMGYLISLFAIAQLVTSPIAGIWVDRFGRKKLIVIGLFLFSVSELIFAVGSNVWILFLSRILGGISAALIMPAVTAFVADITTMEERPKALGYVSASISMGFIIGPGIGGYAAEWGIRVPFFLAAAVALSAAIFSLFMLKEPLSPEQLQINKGKKAKINIFEELKKSTHSVYFIPFIIIFVLSFGLSAFDTVFGLFVDSKFGFTPKDIATILIVSAILGTIAQIFLFGKLVQMFGERKLIQMFLLVSAVFLIISIFVRSYWLILGTTFVMFLAFDLLRPALTTLLSRMAGEDQGFVAGMNSTYTSFGNIIGPLAGGMLFDWNINFPYTFAALMLLIAWTFSVKWKEKPAASEAVYSTANE
- a CDS encoding NADPH-dependent FMN reductase is translated as MKIVALVGSTRNNSYNLRLAQYVQNKYQEQLNVEILNLKEIPFYDQDIEVNPPAAVKELAHKVAEADAVLWVTPEYNYSIPGVLKNAIDWLSRGERVLVGKPSWIMGASMGGLGTVRAQQHLRDILFSPGVSSPLLPGNEVYVGLVHEKIDEEGNLNHEATELFLDVVVNNFVKWMKQQEAASAVK
- the rnhA gene encoding ribonuclease H; protein product: MAKQKYYVVWVGNQPGVYTSWSDCQLQVNQYNGAKFKAFESKAEAEKAYAQGWKSFWGQQSQGGSGAGSKPKKNRTTAPEEPGEIDYDSISVDVGTHGNPGPVEYKGVDTQTGDVIFSCGPIQKGTNNLGEFLAIVHALAYLKKIGSTKTVYSDSVNAMKWVRQKKAVSTLPRDASTKEIWDLVDRAEHWLRNNSYPNKVLKWQTKSWGEIKADYGRK
- a CDS encoding DUF2179 domain-containing protein, with translation MISIALIGSIIGINVVYVSIFTLRLILMIKGRRGLASFLSMIEVFVYLMGLNLVLQNVDNPFNMAAYCLGFGLGVYIGSLIEEYLALGYLVVQVFVDSLEMELPSKLREKGYGVTSWTADGKDGKRLVLQVLVKRNNERRLMETLKKLSPHAFIISHEPKSFKGGFWVRLTEGRRS